A genome region from Portunus trituberculatus isolate SZX2019 chromosome 18, ASM1759143v1, whole genome shotgun sequence includes the following:
- the LOC123505882 gene encoding peptide chain release factor 1-like, mitochondrial isoform X2: MRQIFKIGCQTKTHFLHLREFSLTCRHVAVQPQRTMNELYISRNTHGVLRHPHRTPLLRKNKHAYLISNYIAQRGISKSSKLENSSTLSLEDVKVQQYLRKLREDNAAALQGEGDTSVQVAHSQMSLMMLLDQVERLQSDIKELSALAENNEGDKEMQDMVREELKEIKEKLVDLQEEVFSALIPEEVMDGRNVVVEVSAGVGGQEAMLFCQEVFNMYLSYALHRGWEEEVTDYEATDIGGLRHGSLVLSGDSVYSSLKYEGGIHRVQRVPKTEKAGRVHTSTVSVAVLPQPTEIDIQLLDKDLKIETKRASGAGGQHVNTTDSAVRIIHVPTGLTVESQSERSQQRNKDQCLRKLRALLYQQQLDQDTQKYNSSRKLQVGAKGRSEKIRTYNFPQDRVTDHRLGVSMHNLVEFMSGSEHFHALVIQLVKEGQRETLQEIICGMKT, translated from the exons ATGAGACAAATCTTCAAAATTGGTTGtcaaaccaaaacacattttCTTCACTTGAGAGAGTTCTCTCTCACTTGTAGACATGTGGCAGTGCAGCCCCAGAGGACCATGAATGAACTATACATCAGCAGAAATACTCATGGGGTGTTAAGACATCCTCACCGAACACCTCTactgaggaaaaataaacatgctTACCTTATTAGTAACTATATAGCCCAGCGAGGAATAAGCAAGTCCAGTAAGCTAGAGAACTCCTCTACCCTGTCTCTGGAAGACGTCAAGGTGCAACAATACCTGAGGAAACTGAGGGAGGACAACGCGGCGGCACTACAAGGGGAGGGTGACACCAGCGTACAGGTGGCTCACAGTCAGATGTCCCTCATGATGCTGCTTGACCAG GTTGAAAGACTGCAGTCAGACATAAAGGAATTGTCTGCCTTGGCTGAGAACAATGAAGGTGACAAAGAAATGCAAGATATGGTCAGAGAAGAACTGAAGGAGATTAAGGAGAAGCTTGTTGACCTTCAGGAGGAG GTGTTCTCTGCTCTTATCCCTGAGGAGGTGATGGATGGCaggaatgtggtggtggaggtgagtgcAGGAGTCGGAGGACAGGAGGCAATGCTTTTCTGCCAAGAGGTGTTCAACATGTACCTCTCGTATGCACTACACAGAGGCTGGGAAGAGGAAGTGACTGACTATGAAGCAACAGACATTG GTGGACTGAGACATGGTTCCCTTGTGCTGAGTGGTGACAGTGTGTACAGCAGCCTTAAGTACGAGGGAGGCATCCACCGCGTCCAGAGAGTGCCCAAGACAGAGAAGGCCGGCAGAGTACACACATCCACTGTCTCTGTTGCTGTTTTGCCTCAGCCCACAGAG ATTGATATACAGTTGTTAGACAAGGACCTGAAGATTGAGACCAAGAGGGCCAGTGGGGCTGGTGGGCAACACGTCAACACCACAGACAGTGCTGTGAGAATAATTCACGTCCCAACAG GGTTGACAGTGGAGAGCCAGAGTGAGCGGTCACAGCAGCGGAACAAAGACCAGTGCTTGAGGAAGCTCCGAGCTCTCCTGTACCAGCAGCAGCTTGACCAAGACACTCAGAAGTACAACTCAAGTCGGAAGTTGCAG GTTGGAGCAAAGGGACGGTCCGAGAAGATAAGGACGTACAACTTTCCCCAAGATCGTGTCACTGATCACAG ACTTGGAGTGTCCATGCACAACTTGGTGGAGTTCATGAGTGGCAGCGAACATTTCCATGCTCTTGTCATCCAGctggtgaaggaaggacagagagagacccTTCAGGAGATCATTTGTGGCATGAAGACCTGA
- the LOC123505882 gene encoding peptide chain release factor 1-like, mitochondrial isoform X1, translating to MRQIFKIGCQTKTHFLHLREFSLTCRHVAVQPQRTMNELYISRNTHGVLRHPHRTPLLRKNKHAYLISNYIAQRGISKSSKLENSSTLSLEDVKVQQYLRKLREDNAAALQGEGDTSVQVAHSQMSLMMLLDQVERLQSDIKELSALAENNEGDKEMQDMVREELKEIKEKLVDLQEEVGWEHHWCCVFSALIPEEVMDGRNVVVEVSAGVGGQEAMLFCQEVFNMYLSYALHRGWEEEVTDYEATDIGGLRHGSLVLSGDSVYSSLKYEGGIHRVQRVPKTEKAGRVHTSTVSVAVLPQPTEIDIQLLDKDLKIETKRASGAGGQHVNTTDSAVRIIHVPTGLTVESQSERSQQRNKDQCLRKLRALLYQQQLDQDTQKYNSSRKLQVGAKGRSEKIRTYNFPQDRVTDHRLGVSMHNLVEFMSGSEHFHALVIQLVKEGQRETLQEIICGMKT from the exons ATGAGACAAATCTTCAAAATTGGTTGtcaaaccaaaacacattttCTTCACTTGAGAGAGTTCTCTCTCACTTGTAGACATGTGGCAGTGCAGCCCCAGAGGACCATGAATGAACTATACATCAGCAGAAATACTCATGGGGTGTTAAGACATCCTCACCGAACACCTCTactgaggaaaaataaacatgctTACCTTATTAGTAACTATATAGCCCAGCGAGGAATAAGCAAGTCCAGTAAGCTAGAGAACTCCTCTACCCTGTCTCTGGAAGACGTCAAGGTGCAACAATACCTGAGGAAACTGAGGGAGGACAACGCGGCGGCACTACAAGGGGAGGGTGACACCAGCGTACAGGTGGCTCACAGTCAGATGTCCCTCATGATGCTGCTTGACCAG GTTGAAAGACTGCAGTCAGACATAAAGGAATTGTCTGCCTTGGCTGAGAACAATGAAGGTGACAAAGAAATGCAAGATATGGTCAGAGAAGAACTGAAGGAGATTAAGGAGAAGCTTGTTGACCTTCAGGAGGAGGTGGGGTGGGAGCATcactggtgttgt GTGTTCTCTGCTCTTATCCCTGAGGAGGTGATGGATGGCaggaatgtggtggtggaggtgagtgcAGGAGTCGGAGGACAGGAGGCAATGCTTTTCTGCCAAGAGGTGTTCAACATGTACCTCTCGTATGCACTACACAGAGGCTGGGAAGAGGAAGTGACTGACTATGAAGCAACAGACATTG GTGGACTGAGACATGGTTCCCTTGTGCTGAGTGGTGACAGTGTGTACAGCAGCCTTAAGTACGAGGGAGGCATCCACCGCGTCCAGAGAGTGCCCAAGACAGAGAAGGCCGGCAGAGTACACACATCCACTGTCTCTGTTGCTGTTTTGCCTCAGCCCACAGAG ATTGATATACAGTTGTTAGACAAGGACCTGAAGATTGAGACCAAGAGGGCCAGTGGGGCTGGTGGGCAACACGTCAACACCACAGACAGTGCTGTGAGAATAATTCACGTCCCAACAG GGTTGACAGTGGAGAGCCAGAGTGAGCGGTCACAGCAGCGGAACAAAGACCAGTGCTTGAGGAAGCTCCGAGCTCTCCTGTACCAGCAGCAGCTTGACCAAGACACTCAGAAGTACAACTCAAGTCGGAAGTTGCAG GTTGGAGCAAAGGGACGGTCCGAGAAGATAAGGACGTACAACTTTCCCCAAGATCGTGTCACTGATCACAG ACTTGGAGTGTCCATGCACAACTTGGTGGAGTTCATGAGTGGCAGCGAACATTTCCATGCTCTTGTCATCCAGctggtgaaggaaggacagagagagacccTTCAGGAGATCATTTGTGGCATGAAGACCTGA
- the LOC123505882 gene encoding peptide chain release factor 1-like, mitochondrial isoform X3, protein MRQIFKIGCQTKTHFLHLREFSLTCRHVAVQPQRTMNELYISRNTHGVLRHPHRTPLLRKNKHAYLISNYIAQRGISKSSKLENSSTLSLEDVKVQQYLRKLREDNAAALQGEGDTSVQVAHSQMSLMMLLDQVERLQSDIKELSALAENNEGDKEMQDMVREELKEIKEKLVDLQEEVGWEHHWCCVFSALIPEEVMDGRNVVVEVSAGVGGQEAMLFCQEVFNMYLSYALHRGWEEEVTDYEATDIGGLRHGSLVLSGDSVYSSLKYEGGIHRVQRVPKTEKAGRVHTSTVSVAVLPQPTEIDIQLLDKDLKIETKRASGAGGQHVNTTDSAVRIIHVPTGLTVESQSERSQQRNKDQCLRKLRALLYQQQLDQDTQKYNSSRKLQVVVHHNATQTLNESWSKGTVREDKDVQLSPRSCH, encoded by the exons ATGAGACAAATCTTCAAAATTGGTTGtcaaaccaaaacacattttCTTCACTTGAGAGAGTTCTCTCTCACTTGTAGACATGTGGCAGTGCAGCCCCAGAGGACCATGAATGAACTATACATCAGCAGAAATACTCATGGGGTGTTAAGACATCCTCACCGAACACCTCTactgaggaaaaataaacatgctTACCTTATTAGTAACTATATAGCCCAGCGAGGAATAAGCAAGTCCAGTAAGCTAGAGAACTCCTCTACCCTGTCTCTGGAAGACGTCAAGGTGCAACAATACCTGAGGAAACTGAGGGAGGACAACGCGGCGGCACTACAAGGGGAGGGTGACACCAGCGTACAGGTGGCTCACAGTCAGATGTCCCTCATGATGCTGCTTGACCAG GTTGAAAGACTGCAGTCAGACATAAAGGAATTGTCTGCCTTGGCTGAGAACAATGAAGGTGACAAAGAAATGCAAGATATGGTCAGAGAAGAACTGAAGGAGATTAAGGAGAAGCTTGTTGACCTTCAGGAGGAGGTGGGGTGGGAGCATcactggtgttgt GTGTTCTCTGCTCTTATCCCTGAGGAGGTGATGGATGGCaggaatgtggtggtggaggtgagtgcAGGAGTCGGAGGACAGGAGGCAATGCTTTTCTGCCAAGAGGTGTTCAACATGTACCTCTCGTATGCACTACACAGAGGCTGGGAAGAGGAAGTGACTGACTATGAAGCAACAGACATTG GTGGACTGAGACATGGTTCCCTTGTGCTGAGTGGTGACAGTGTGTACAGCAGCCTTAAGTACGAGGGAGGCATCCACCGCGTCCAGAGAGTGCCCAAGACAGAGAAGGCCGGCAGAGTACACACATCCACTGTCTCTGTTGCTGTTTTGCCTCAGCCCACAGAG ATTGATATACAGTTGTTAGACAAGGACCTGAAGATTGAGACCAAGAGGGCCAGTGGGGCTGGTGGGCAACACGTCAACACCACAGACAGTGCTGTGAGAATAATTCACGTCCCAACAG GGTTGACAGTGGAGAGCCAGAGTGAGCGGTCACAGCAGCGGAACAAAGACCAGTGCTTGAGGAAGCTCCGAGCTCTCCTGTACCAGCAGCAGCTTGACCAAGACACTCAGAAGTACAACTCAAGTCGGAAGTTGCAGGTAGTAGTTCATCACAATGCCACACAAACATTGAATGAAA GTTGGAGCAAAGGGACGGTCCGAGAAGATAAGGACGTACAACTTTCCCCAAGATCGTGTCACTGA